Genomic DNA from Perognathus longimembris pacificus isolate PPM17 chromosome 6, ASM2315922v1, whole genome shotgun sequence:
aattTCAATTGAAAAAGAGtgggtcagtgcctaggccctcagttcaagcctgatggcaccaaaaaaaaaaaaaaaaaaaaaaaaggagttttgtTTTCCTGGCAAGATGTTTATGTTAGTGTTATTTTTAATAGCAATGTGCTGGTAACATctcaaaagataaaaaataaatcactatATATTTACTTAAACATCAGTTATCTATTACATTGTAACTATAAAGagcttataaaatatttaaattacaaCGCAAGAAGAATGGAGCACCAGTGACTATCTGCAATATTTAGCAAGAGCTATGTTTTTCAAAAAGCAAACAGGCATTAAAAGTTGGAACAAAACTTGCTAACAGTTTGGAGGTGGGTGGTAGGATCACAGGCAATTTTTCTCTTTGGCTCTTGAAATCTTTAATGAATATGTATTACtttcaatatgaaaaaaattgcCAAAAGCCAGGGGAAAGTGAAtgttaattaatattttattatgaagTGTTATTCTGTGATTTAGATTTTATGACAGAAAATGAcacaaagagctaaaaaaaaaaatgtgacacctCCTTCATGTGTTTTCTTCCCTGTCAAAACTCACCAGGGGCGCTTGCCAGAGGAGTGACTGCAATTCAACTTTGTTCATGGAATCTTTAGAGTTTAGATGGTACAAGAAAggagacatacatacatagtgcAGAgagaatatctatctatctatctatctatctatctatctatctacctagacATACAGAAAGACATATAGAGATGAATAGAGTCAGCAGTAAATACAGACAGATAAAAATACAtatggagagacagagatagagacatatatatgcagagagacagatagaaaaataaaaagttatagaAAGAggagaatataatatatatatatatatacagagagagatagCTGGAGAGACAGAAGAAACACATAGATTGAGAGgagagatttgtgtgtgtgtgtgtatgtgtgtctttgtgtgtgcgtgtgtacacacaatGTAGACTTCTGGTATCTGCAGGCTCATGGATCCACAGAGACCCAGCTGAAGAAAACCCACCCATGCTCAGGATGCAGAGTTCAGCCCTGAAGTGCTGATGCTTGGTTCATGTTTCCCACAATGCCCCCCAACTTCTGCCTTACAACAAAGCTGAGATTTTTTACTTTGTCACTTACATGAAGCACATTCACTTTTACCTCACTCTTTAGGCATCGTTTGCTTTTTGGGAGGCAGACTTTCCTAGAATTAAGGGCAGAGAACACTCAGCAGATCACACCGTGGTTTAAATACAACCAATGATCCTGCGAGGCTTCTCTTCATCAGCCGGGCTGTCAGGCATGTGTGGTAATCAAACACGTTGTTCCGgaattccttttttaattttatgttgagTTTTTGCCCATGCTTGGCCAAAACTGCATGtcataaatatgtaagtaaaatgGGCTTATTGTGTATTACATATCtatacttctttctctcttcataaaCACAGATAGACACAGATAGATAGTCAGAGGAAAGAGAAGCTATGAAAAGGAGATCCATTCAGTAAACCATACTTGAAGTGCTATGTGTTTAAAGAtcgtgaaaaaaaaatccttcatgtATTAGCACAAAACCATGTTACAAGGTTAGTTAAAAGTATACAGAAACCTTCCCAAGTTCTGCGAATGGGTTTTAGGAAACTGTCCCTAAAGCATGGGATCCAGACAAAGCATGGCCTTTCACCCGGCCTCACTGCACAGCCTGTAGTGAAGTGGCTGGGTCAGCTGAGGCCCAGCGTCTGGGCTTGGACCCCTGCCAgtgcccttccctgcccttgACCGGGCCACTTGGGTGTGCATTCTGGGTCAGTTACACCAACTCTGTGACTTTGGGCATGCGTTTTCTCCCTGTTGGCAGGATGGAGCCCCCACGGGGACACATGAGTGGCTGCgggtcctgccctgccctccctcagCGTCCTCAGGGTGGCCGGCGCACATCAGCACTGAGTGAACAGCTCTTAGGGAGGGATGCTGTGGGGCGCAGCATGTCTGGAAACAGATGGACTCCAGGAGTGCTTGGGATTTTAGAAAGGTCACTCTTAGCACACTGCACACTGTGGAGCTGCTGCCAGCGTACCAATTGGGATGATTTAGGGGCTGACTAGAAATCACCTCGCGTCAGGCCATTTGGCTGCTACCAGGTGATTGTGGGTTTTTATTGTCCTAAAACTGTAGACTGGATGATCATGATTTGCCCTGGAAGCCCCCAGTTTTCCCATCTGTAGACACAAAGGGCAAGGCCTTGAGCGCCAAGCACCCTTCCTTCTGGCATGAATGACACTCCATCCCCACTGggaccccctccaccctcccacaAAGGGGCTGGGCCTCCAGGTCCTGCCAAGCGGTTCTTGGTTCTTACCCTCCTGCGGCCCCAGCCTAATGGTGTGGGATTCCTGCAGGATCTCTGCCACCGGCCGGCGGGTGTACAGGATGGTGGCCGCGCTTAGGTTCGCTCGGACCCTCTGCGCCCGGGGGGTGAGGTTGGCCAAGCACAGTGCCAGCTTCAGGTCATGGCCAAGCGCCAGCGGCTCCAGCACCTTGAACTTGCCCGCGATGCTGGGCTTGGTGGCGGGCTCCAGGAGGTCCTCACGCCAGAGGCCGCGACCACCGGCCCTGCGGATGCGGGTCCTCCGGCCCCAGGCCTCCACGCTCAGCAGCTTCTTCACCGCCTTGCTGTACACCTGCCGCTCCTTCCGGGACCCTGTGGACAGGCATCGTCACCACAGTCAGCAGCAgcaccctccccctgcctccgGCCAGCCCTCCATTCCAACAAACAATTGCCCATCAGGAAATTTGACATAAAAATGCCACCactagggttggttttttttttttttgtttttttttggccagtcttgggccttggactcagggcctgagcaccgtccctgacttccttttgctcaaggctagcactctgccacttgagccacagcaccacttctggccattttctatatatgtggtgctggggaatcgaacccagggcctcatgtatacgaggcaagcgctcttgccactaggccatatccccagccccaaaatgccACCACTGGGTAAGAACTGGGAtgttgacttccttccttccttccttccttccttccttccttccttccttccttccttccttccgttctttctttcttccttccttccttccgttctttctttcttccttccttccttccgttctttctttcttcctttctttctttcttcctttcttcctttctttctttcttcctttcttcctttctttctttctttctttctttctttctttctttctttctttctttctttctttcttccttccttccttcctttctttctttctttctttctttctttctttctttctttctttctttctttctttctttctttctttctttcttcctttctttctttctttctcttttcaacagtactggggattgaactcaggacctcctacATGCCAAGCAGATGCTttggcacttgagccatgactctaatCCTGtcttgtgttggttattttcaaagtagagtctcctcaggctggcttggactgCAATCCTTTTATTTGTATCCACCATGTTACtggggatcacaggcctgagccaccacacACAGCAATTGTGCCTCTCCTCTAGTtggggataacaggcatgtgtcATTGTACTCAGCCAttggtgagatggagtctcagaaacttgtttttgccctggttggcttcaaaccatattcCCAACTATCTGCCTAGAtaggataacaggcttgagccactgtgcccaactaGGATGTTGATGTCTTCCAGGCTTTAGCCAAAGCTTAGGACAAAAATCCCCCAAGACCCCATGTTCTAAGTTCTAGGATGCAATCAGCCATTAATGCATGGGATCTATGAGACAGAGGAGGCCTTGGCCCGACCACTGTCATTTACTGCCATCACAACTGCCAATTGCTAATTGTCAAGCAAACCCCAAGTTCCTAAAGATGGAGCCAATGGTGCTTGTGAGGATGTGTGGGATGTGGATGCTTGAAAAAATCAGGGTTAGGCTGACAACAAGAAGGGGCTGGCTGGTCAGCCGTGGGATTAGCTgtggaggaggaagtgggagtTCCACTCCCTGAGGGAGCACTGCTTACCTGTGTTACTGGAGCCTTAGTTTATCTGAGTGGGAGAGAGACCCAAACAGGGAAGCCCCAATGGAGACAGACAGTCAAGACCTCACTCCCCATCCTGGTGGAGGCAGCTAGAGCAGATCTGTTCCCTCTTCCAGCAACTtcagggtgggtggggagggtgagTCACTGCTGTAGTTTtgctcaggggaggggaggaggcgagCTCTGAATCAAATTTGAACTGGAAGTTTTATTGGCTTGGAAATGATGGGGGCCAAGTATCTGTCGCTCAGGGCAGTcaccacgaggctgagatctgaggtttaaagccagccaagacagataAAATCCAAGagtctcttacctctaattaaccaccaaaaagcaggaagtggaggtatggttcaagctgTGGTCATCACCATAACATCCCAGAGAGGATCCAGCCCCGGGCCACCTGCAGCCCACTAGCCATCCTGGGGAAATCGGTAAAGGCTGCCCTGGGGTCCTTACCTTCGGGGTACTTGTAGAGGCCTGTGATGTCCACACGGGAGTCGCTGCCCACAGCCTTGGTGCTGATGCACCTCCCGATCTTTTTGGTGTCCGAATAGACCCGCTCCCGCTTCTCGTCCTCATGCCACAGCCAGGTGACGTAGTCCGCGTTGACCTCCGCGAACACGAAGGGGCTGTCATGGGCCAGGTGCACGTCGCCCTCTCGGATGGCGGTGACAGAGGCTGGGCCGCACTGGAACACACCTGGGAGGGAAAACGGGGGTGCAAGCAATGTGGAGGAGGAACGGCAGGCTCTGGGACCCACCTCCAGAGTCCTACCTTCGCTCTCCTCCTGGGGTGTGGCGTCCAGAACCTGCCAGCCGTTGTAAGAGGGACCCAGGTCCCGCCGTGCAAACCAGCTTTCATTCCAGACATGGAAATTCCTGCCACGTGGAGAAGATGGTGCAGGTGGCCACAGGTGAGTAGAAGCCCAAAGGAGAGAGGCCCTGCCCTAGACCAGGGGATGGATTTCAACTTGGCATGAATGCTGTGCTGTCACTCAATCATATTGATGAACACCTGCCATTCACGAACACGttggtgtgtgcacatgcatgtgtacataatGAGCATATTCCTTTTAAGGTACTGGACAAGTCATTGCAAATAAGACAGCAGATTCTTGCCTGCAGGTAAGCCTACATTCTCACAAAGGGGAGAGACACAGACAGGCAGTGTTAAGATAGCAGACAGAGCAAGTGCAAGTGACAATAAATGTTGTGAAGAAAAGGAGGGTTGTGTGCTTAGATCTTCACTACTGGAGGCCTTACTCTAAGTAAATGACACTGAAGGTGAGATCTAAATACTGTACAAAAGAGTCAGCCAGAGGAGGGGTGAAGGGACCAATGTTTCTGGCAGGAGGAACAGCAGGTGCAAAAGTTGAGAAGCAAGAAGAAAAGCTTAGTGAGTTCAAGGAATGCAATGTATCTCTGGGCTATGACAAATGTAAGGTAACCCCTGGGAAAGGGTTCCCCATTTATTTTCAACTTCCTGTGTTCATGAGTGAGAATGCGAGACCAAGAAGTGACATTTActagcccaaggtcacacaggaagGAAGCAGCAGAGGAAGACCCGACTCTTGCTTCTCCTCACTTGCTTGGCCCCCATACAGGTCCTCAGAATGCTCCTCAGGGAAGTCTCTGTCATTGgaaaaacactgtgtgtgtgtgtgtgtgtgtgtgtgtgtgtgtgtgtgtgtgtgtgtgagagagagagagagagagagagagagagagagagagagagaaacagagagagagagagataacgtgatagtactggggcttgaattcagggcctgggtactgtcccttagcttttacattcATGGCTGATGCTcaatcatttaagccacagctctacttccatattaaaaaaacaaacaaaaaacggaGACAAGAacctcatggatttccctgtcagtggtggcttcaaaccatgactctcagacctcagcctcttaagtagctaggattataggtgtgagccgctggcgcccagccatgaaaaaaaaaagacagaaaaaaaaaaagagagagaagtacTTGGAGTCAAGAGGGACGATCCTGCCAAGCTGGGTGGTGACAGAAGCCCCATACAGAACGAAATGTCTataggaggagaagaaggagaatggAGCCtttggggctgggcagggcagggcagggcagcctcTAACCTTAGCCCAGAGTCACTGTGCCCTGGGACCTACCACATGCTGTCTTCTGTCAGGTCCTCTAGGGTGCGCCCGAAGGAGTCCACGTACTTGTCCACACTCAGGTTCTTGTCGGTGTCATGGGCTGAGTTGAAGTTGGACACCACCCGGGTTGCAATCCCCAGACACCTGAGGACTtcagaacagagggctgggaGGTCAGCTgtggggcccaggcctggagagGGGCACCTAGACCCCAGCAGGAGGGTCTACccattcctccttctccttcgtCTTTGTTGTCTGCTTTGGCAGGGGCAAGGCTAAGACTCTTGCCCTCAGAAAGACTTCCATCTTTTGTGCATCTTGTCAGGGAATCtgtcactcccctcccccccccaccccggggcagaAAGACTCTGAGGCTGGCAAGACCTTGGGGTCATATGACACCCGAAGTCTAAGGGGCCTCAAGACCTATCCAAGCCACTCACTGAGCTAGAGGCAGAGGAAGATGGACTTCTGCAAAAGAAAAGATCAAACGTCAAGTATAAAGGGCCTGGTACTAgtgactcacaactataatcccagctagtcaggaagctgagatctgaggatcatgattgaaagccagccctgacTGACCAATCCAACAGacatctatctccaattaacgagcaaaaacttggaagtgctgctgcggctcaagtagcagagtgcttagccttgagtgaaaaaagccaagggacagtgtatggtcctgagttcaagcccagttccTCTCACTCTCTAAAAAGGTAAGAGTTATCctgtttctttattcattcatcagacTTCCATTTCTTCCTCGTCAATGGAGACTGATTACAGCAGATGCAAATATATGTAGATAGATGCAAATAAGCACATGCTCAGGCCCAGGCTGATGAGAGGGGCCCTCTTTGATGGTACCTGTGCACATGACTCCAGCGAAGACCCAGCACTGGCCATATTTGACCGGCTTGTACCTGCCCTTGAACCACTTCTGCAGAATGGCCACGCTGCCTTGCCAGTGCAGGGGGCTGGTGCCACCGCCATACTTGCCCTGCCACTGGCCTTGTACCACGCCCCGATCATTGTTGCTGTTCACCTGGGCAAAGGAGGTATGGCCAGTTTACACTGCCTGAATATTGGATGTGACTCAGTAGTAGATCATGGGGTTAGCATTCTTGAGGCCTGGGGTTTGAtcctcaaaacacacacacacacacacatacacacacacacacacacacacacacacacacacacacacacacacacacacatgagttcCCCAAAGGAATCTAGactacttttttggggggtactATTTATAATTTGCAACTGTCTTTCATTGTATGTTGCTAAAATCATCTACAATTTCAGGGTGTTTCCTGTTTTGAACTATCTATATTCTATAATTTGGGATTCTGGGTGGTATCATGATTGCAAAGACAGTTGGCACATTAGGTTAACCTGTTTTATGTCTACAATATAACTTCTATTATTCTGAGCCTTCTCTCccttttcagatgagaaaactgaagctaagAGCGATTAAGAGATTTGTCCAGATCACTTAGCGGGCTAGCTAAGTGGGGAAGGCATGAGCTCacagcttggacttggggcctgcaTGGCTGTCTACTGGGTTATAATGCTTTACTGTGAGGGACTGGTCATCGCTGTGAATTCTCTATCCTCCATGTCTCTGAGGTCTTGAGGAATTAAGGGCATGAAACAAGAGAAACACAGCTTTGACCAGTTTAGGAATCTCAGCTCCCTACCCCTGGCCTTAACCCCTACACCCGATAGGCCCTTGAGCTGATCAATTCAAGTGGGCAGGGCACTCCTCCAAGGAGGTGGGGTTTGTGTCTCCTCCCCTtgagcctgagctggcctggaattcCTTAAACCTCTGACTATGGTGGAAGTGTTGCTGGGCATTTCCTGAGCCCAAGCTTTGCTTGGAAAGCTGGCAGCTTCTGCTTCCTCTTTCTTGGAACAGTGGCTGGCATGGGGAAACCAGCTGCTATATATGAGTCTGCCACAAGGAAGCCACACTAGCCATGTGGAGAGGCTGCAAGAACAGAAAGTATGGTGACTAGCCAGTTCCTGCTGTTCTAGCCACGTAGGTCTAGGGGCATGTAGGAGGTTGCGGAAGCCATCTTGGACAGTTTAACTCGAACAGACTCAGACAAGCAGGAAACAACCAGAACAATGGGCTCAGATATAAGGTCATTGAGACAGTCCCAGACATCTGCAGCCATTCACCTCACTCCTCCTCCCCGCCCAAGTTGAAGCATCCTGGAGCAGAGACAAGGATTGCTCTCAGTGCTCTGCCCCAATGTCTCATCACAAGGTTGTAAATGGGGTGCTGGGTGTAAAACAAGACACGGGGATGACAGGGGGTAATCTTCTCCAGTTATAGGTATGGGATTGGTCTGGGGGTCCTCACCATAGCACTGATGATCCTGGTGACATAGACAGGGTCATGGCGCTGGGACACATCAGTGGCTGGGTCATTCTGGTGACTAGGGCTTCGGTCCAAGATGGAGAGGCAGATATCCAGGATGTCCTCTTCAAACTGCTCCCAGAGAGGCCATGCTCAGAGGCTGAAGCCTTTGCCGTAATTCCAGACCCTCACACAGCCCACCTGGTCAGCCTCCCTTGTAATCCCAGGCCCTCCTCATGCAGCCCATGTGGTCAATCATGTGGGTGTAGGCAGGGCAACTTGCCCTAACTCACTTCCTATGTACAACACAGAACCCccctaaccaccagaaatccttAACCTTGACCATGCCCATCACCTTCTCAATAATCCCCCACATGACCTTCCCACTACCCACATCAAAGCCACAAAACCCTGTGGTTCTTGAGTCATACCCACCTCACTGATAGGCCCTTTTGCCCTACGTGATATTTTTAGTCAAGTACATTTGGAATAGTTGACAAAActtaaaaactgggagaaaattttaaacattagATTTATGGGTCTTTATCCCTCTGAAAAGGGGGAAGGGCTGTTGCTTTTGTGCTCACTTGTCTCCGTGGCAACAGGAAGTGGGAGCTGAGTAGTGGTAAGCCcttagatggaatctcagtgtctcTGCGTATCAtctgtgcccagtccctgagctccaAATGCTTTCTACCTCCAACTTGTGGGCAGTGGCAGATTTTCCAGCTAGAGACGGGTCAAGTCCTTAACATGCTTCTCCCAGCTTCCTCCTGGAACCCAGAACTCACTTCCCTGCCACCTGGAGTTGCACCATCTAACCTTCCTCCACCCTGTCTAGGCTTTGCCCAACTTTGGAGTCCCAACCCTATATTACTGGGAAACCTCCCACAATCCCCAGGGTCCCCAAGTGTGTGTGGGTCCTTCACTTTCTTCTGGGGCCTTCTTTGCTTCCATCTCTCCTACCCTCATTTTCCTCAATCTGTTATAGCTAGCATCAAAGTGACAGCCAGCCCTCTGCATCTGTGGGTCCTCAAAGTATAATGACTCTCAAAATCTAGTTCCAGGCCCCAGTGATCCGCACCACTGGAAACTCATTAAAATGTGGATTCTCAGGCCTAGCCCTGCATCTGCTCAGCCCAGTGACTCTGAGAGGAGACGCTCACTTGTCTGTTTTAAGGAGCACTCTGTGTGATTCTGAGGTACACTGTGGCTTAAGATGCACTGAATGAAGAGATTTAGCATTCCTCACAGAACTGACTTCCAAATTGTCTTCAAAGTATTTCCTTTTCCTAAGGGCCCAACACAGGTGCTGGCACAGCAAATAGCAGATAACTGGATGgtgagtggatagatggatggatagtggGTGAGTTTGTTCCGAGAGTCTGCCCATCTGGCTCCTCCCAGGAAGTAGTGAGTGGAAAGAAAACTCACATTGACTTTTCCCAtgccccatccccatccctgatGGTCTATGCCCCTGGAGACCTGCCCGTAGTTCCAGCCCTGGGCTCGAATGTGCTTTTCCACGCCTCGGAAGATGATGCCACTGTCATTGAGCACGTACTCTTGTCTCTCTTCTTCTGAGTCCAGGAACACATCATCCTCTGAAAAAGCAGTCATTAGGCTTGGTTTGGGCTGGGGCTCTGGCCATGCCCACCTGGGAAGGGGTTGCAACAGGGCTCAGCAGCAGGATGGAGCCTGGAGGCTGACTGTGATAGGATGGGACAGGAGAAGTTTGCCAGCACCCAGACTGCTAGTCCATCAAGTTCTAcccttcctgggtggtctttCCCTACTATCCCAAGGAAGGAGGATTTGGGGAGTCCTGACCCTTTGGATGGCCCTCCTCGATGCCAACAGAAGGCTCATACTCCTTAAGTAGCAAGGAGTATACCGACCCTGACTGCCCCCTACTGAAGCCTTGTGATGGACTTTGTACTTGACAGCATTAGCTCTGTGATTTCCCACCATATCTCCAAGAGTGAGGCTGTTCTTGGTCCCATAGCTcagatgtgaaaatggagccaagtGGAGGGAAACAACTAGGCAGAGCTGGTCTGACTCCAAAACCTCAGCTTTAACCACTACTGGGCCTCTCTGGCCATCAGGCCCCTCCCTTGCAGTTCCTACCTGGGCACCAAGGGTTGAACAGGAGAATAAACTCCCCCAGCTTCCGGTCACTGTGTTTCCGTCGGGAGGAAGGCCTGGCACTCAGCAGGTAGCGGCCGATGACAGCATTGGGGGGGCTGGCAAAGCTGATGGTCACGGTGTTCCCTGTCTGCTCCCCCTTTGATGCTGTCCAGGTATCACCTACCTCCAGCGCTGCTGTCTGGAACATGGCTTTGGTGTGGAGAGCCTCGgatgcctggggacctggcagaGAAGAGAAGGGATCAGGAGACCTTGCGTCTTTGGAGAAGCCCAGTTGTTGCTCTTGAAATGTTGGGGGACAGTGGGGAAAAGGATCTTATCATGTACAAGCAGGCCAGAGACACAGATGATGCCCTTGTCAGCTCTGTCTCCAGCCACATCCTAGGACCGGGAGAAAGTGACAGCACCCAAAATCTCCCTTACAAAGATGATCTTGGGCTCCAAGAGCTCCAGAGTCATGGATTCCTATTATCAGATGCCTTCAGGGTTCTCGACTCAGCCCACCTAAAGAGGTTGGCTTTCCTTTAAGCCTGGGTCTTAGATCTCAAGACATAGTTCTCCTACTGCCCACCTGCAGGGGGTGCTGGCGAACCCAGTTACCTGTCTGCACTGTGAAGATGAGGGCCTCCTCACTGTCCAGGTCTCCACTCAAATCCAGTGTGAGTTTGAACAGCTGGCCCCTGCGAACCACCAGCTCTGGGCAAGGGTACTCTTGGGTGTGATGGGCAGCACCATTCCCAGACCGCTGCCAGTCCACCTTGGTGACTCTGACACCTAGGCAGGGAGAGGACAGGAAGGTGAGCTGATGCCTGGCTGGTCCTCCCATGCTTCCTCTGGCTGGTTGTGGGTTATCCTGATACATTATCTTCTGCTTTTGATTCTCAATATTTGTAATAgttaccattgtgtgtgtgtgtgtgtgtgtgtgtgtgtgtgtgtgtgtgattaatcgtaaataagagtctcatggactttcctgctcagggctggcttagaactgtgatcctcagatctcaacctcctgaattgctaggattttaggcctgagtcactggagCCAGGTCTTTAAAGCCTCTGCCAACACTGAATTAGCAAGGTCTGAACTGGTTGTTTGCAAGCAAAACACAGGCGTAGGTCCTTGCAGTTCTGGGGTCCAAACTTATTTATTAACTCACCAATATATAACTTTGctttatgtgtttttgtttaaagACTCCTTAGTCAATATGCACTGTCAGTTTAACACTGAAATCAGTACCAATTGCACTGTAATTCACGCCTGAATAATATTTtttctggaaaacacacacaGTTCCCCGCAAGGCACCACATAGCCTTGGAGCACttagacaactttttttttttt
This window encodes:
- the Tgm6 gene encoding protein-glutamine gamma-glutamyltransferase 6 — translated: MFQTAALEVGDTWTASKGEQTGNTVTISFASPPNAVIGRYLLSARPSSRRKHSDRKLGEFILLFNPWCPEDDVFLDSEEERQEYVLNDSGIIFRGVEKHIRAQGWNYGQFEEDILDICLSILDRSPSHQNDPATDVSQRHDPVYVTRIISAMVNSNNDRGVVQGQWQGKYGGGTSPLHWQGSVAILQKWFKGRYKPVKYGQCWVFAGVMCTVLRCLGIATRVVSNFNSAHDTDKNLSVDKYVDSFGRTLEDLTEDSMWNFHVWNESWFARRDLGPSYNGWQVLDATPQEESEGVFQCGPASVTAIREGDVHLAHDSPFVFAEVNADYVTWLWHEDEKRERVYSDTKKIGRCISTKAVGSDSRVDITGLYKYPEGSRKERQVYSKAVKKLLSVEAWGRRTRIRRAGGRGLWREDLLEPATKPSIAGKFKVLEPLALGHDLKLALCLANLTPRAQRVRANLSAATILYTRRPVAEILQESHTIRLGPQEEKKIPVEISYSQYKEDLTDDKKILLAAMCFVSKGEKLLVEKDLTLEDFITIKVLGPAVVGVAVAVEVTVVNPLLEGAKDCVLMVEGSGLLQGQLSIDVPILEPQERALVQFNITPSKSGPRQLQADLISPHFPDIKGFVIVQVATAK